Proteins encoded in a region of the Geoalkalibacter sp. genome:
- a CDS encoding arylesterase, which produces MRTFLLAIFFAGALLTPLKAPAAQEPLRLTVLGDSLAAGYGLAPDEAFPAQLEQALRDAGCRVRVINAGVSGDTSAGGLARLEWTLADAPHIVLVELGANDALRGLDPEHTQANLDAILRRLKERGVRPILAGMLAPRNLGSDYYIPFDGLYPQLAKQHQVPLYPFFLEGVAGVPELNLPDGIHPNAQGVEEIVRRILPLIKEVAAQTKGEKP; this is translated from the coding sequence ATGCGTACCTTTCTCCTTGCGATTTTTTTTGCCGGAGCGCTGTTGACGCCCCTCAAGGCCCCCGCCGCTCAGGAACCCCTGCGCCTGACGGTGCTCGGCGACAGCCTTGCCGCGGGCTACGGCCTGGCCCCCGACGAGGCCTTTCCCGCGCAACTTGAACAAGCCCTGCGGGACGCCGGCTGCCGGGTGCGGGTGATCAACGCCGGCGTCTCCGGAGACACCAGCGCCGGCGGACTGGCGCGCCTGGAGTGGACCCTGGCCGACGCACCCCACATCGTGCTTGTCGAACTGGGAGCCAACGACGCCCTGCGCGGACTGGACCCCGAGCACACCCAGGCCAATCTCGACGCCATCCTCAGGCGCCTCAAGGAGCGCGGCGTGCGGCCGATCCTTGCCGGCATGCTTGCGCCGCGCAACCTGGGCAGCGACTATTATATCCCATTTGACGGACTCTACCCCCAACTCGCCAAACAGCACCAGGTGCCCCTCTACCCGTTTTTTCTGGAAGGGGTGGCCGGAGTTCCCGAACTGAACCTGCCCGACGGCATCCACCCCAACGCTCAAGGCGTGGAAGAAATCGTGCGACGGATTCTGCCATTGATCAAGGAGGTGGCGGCGCAAACGAAAGGCGAAAAGCCATAG
- the pal gene encoding peptidoglycan-associated lipoprotein Pal gives MYRKLATVALILFAIVSLPACAKKPRPDQEAAAPAAVESAPASSAFTGSEARDAARVPAEVSFQMERIHFDFDSYTLSAEARQILAATGQYLLANPGVNIVIEGHCDERGSDEYNLALGERRARAAQNYLVSLGVAAERTRIISYGEERPLDPASNEAAWAKNRRAEFVR, from the coding sequence ATGTACCGCAAGCTTGCCACTGTCGCCCTGATTCTGTTCGCCATCGTTTCCCTGCCCGCCTGCGCCAAGAAGCCCCGCCCCGACCAGGAGGCCGCCGCGCCCGCCGCCGTCGAAAGCGCTCCGGCCTCGAGCGCCTTCACCGGCAGCGAAGCCCGCGACGCCGCGCGCGTTCCCGCCGAAGTGTCCTTCCAGATGGAGCGCATTCACTTTGACTTCGATTCCTACACCCTGAGCGCCGAAGCCCGCCAGATCCTGGCCGCCACCGGTCAGTATCTGCTCGCCAACCCCGGCGTCAACATCGTCATCGAAGGTCATTGCGACGAGCGTGGTTCCGACGAGTACAACCTGGCCCTGGGCGAGCGCCGCGCCCGCGCCGCGCAGAACTACCTGGTGAGCCTGGGCGTTGCCGCCGAGCGCACCCGCATCATCAGCTACGGCGAAGAGCGCCCCCTCGACCCGGCCAGCAACGAAGCGGCCTGGGCGAAAAACCGCCGCGCTGAATTCGTGCGCTAA
- a CDS encoding ABC transporter ATP-binding protein, translating into MVPASPTLPVPLLQLRDLTKSYREGESTRTIFAGIEADIKRGERIALLGRSGSGKSTLLNLISGIDQPDRGEVIIDGTVLNRLGEHERTLFRRRHLGFVFQFFNLIPTLTVLENLLLPLELQGRIGKAEQQRADELLGAVGLRERAAAFPDRLSGGEQQRVAIARALIHRPALLLADEPTGNLDAETGRAALDLLDALVREHGGTLLMVTHSAEVAARADRILSIRAGRLVESAA; encoded by the coding sequence ATGGTCCCTGCCTCCCCGACCCTGCCCGTCCCTTTGCTGCAACTGCGTGATTTGACCAAGAGCTATCGCGAAGGCGAGAGCACCCGTACGATTTTCGCGGGCATCGAGGCCGACATCAAAAGAGGCGAGCGCATCGCCCTGCTCGGGCGCAGCGGCTCGGGCAAATCGACCCTGCTCAACCTCATCAGCGGCATCGACCAGCCTGACCGCGGCGAGGTCATCATCGACGGCACGGTGCTCAACCGCCTCGGCGAGCATGAACGGACCCTGTTTCGCCGCCGCCACCTGGGCTTTGTCTTTCAGTTCTTCAATCTGATCCCCACCCTGACGGTGCTGGAAAACCTGCTTCTGCCCCTGGAACTGCAAGGCCGCATCGGCAAGGCGGAGCAGCAGCGCGCCGACGAGTTGCTCGGCGCCGTGGGCCTGCGCGAGCGCGCCGCGGCCTTTCCCGACCGGCTCTCCGGGGGCGAGCAGCAACGCGTCGCCATCGCCCGGGCGCTGATTCACCGCCCCGCCCTGCTGCTCGCCGACGAACCCACCGGCAACCTCGACGCCGAAACCGGCCGGGCGGCCCTGGATCTGCTCGACGCCCTGGTGCGCGAGCACGGCGGCACCCTGCTCATGGTCACCCACAGCGCCGAGGTGGCGGCGCGCGCCGATCGCATCCTCAGCATCCGCGCGGGGCGCCTCGTGGAGTCGGCGGCATGA
- a CDS encoding ABC transporter permease, with the protein MILSRALLRFLRRHPLQLLFAVIGVALGVAVVIGIDLANSSAARAFRLSAETLSGRASHQIIGGPQGLDEQTYARLRVEAGLRDLAPVVEGYAALPAAPGRTLRIFGVDPLAERPFRSYTPSLDGKNQITRLLVEPGSALLLERLARRLDLRVGERFVVEAGGRSRFLTLVGTLAAPDELSAQGLDHLIVVDIATAQETLDHLGRLSRIELILPEGAQGEARLAALRPLLPAGAEIIPASTRLEAMARMTRAFQLNLNALSLLALVVGMFLIYNTLTFLVLQRRPLLGILRTLGVSRPQIFRLILGEALLIGLAGTLCGLLLGVGLGQGLLRMVTRTINDLYFVLNVEQLELSPWSLFKGIALGLGATLGAALIPAWEATRAAPRLALTRSVLESRRRRLAPWVALAGLLLAALGGLLLMLPGKSLVLSFLALFAVILGYALAVPGLLLLLLRLLQTPLGLAGGLLGRMAARDLAATLSRGGVATAALVVAVAATIGVGLMIGSFRLSVVQWLESYLRADIYISTPSAGFEAGRAPLDPELAEELTRVPGVAFATRARHLLLEEPSGVTELFAVDIPPRAQPGYRFASGDPREIWRRFDQEPVVIVSEPFAYHRDLRVGDALELRTDRGPVDFRILGIHRDYGSDQGRVTLSRAIFARYWDAEGVDALGLYLDPGQDADQLAEELRTLAGERGPLVIYSNRALREASMATFDRTFAITAVLRLLAVLVAFVGILNALMAMQIERSRELAVLRVNGLTPRRLWCLVSAETGLLGLCAGLLALPLGIAQALALIHVINRRSFGWTMETLPAPDVLGQALLLALGAALLAGLYPAWRMARTSPALALREE; encoded by the coding sequence ATGATCCTTTCCCGCGCCCTGCTGCGCTTTTTGCGCCGCCATCCCCTGCAACTGCTCTTTGCCGTGATCGGCGTGGCCCTGGGCGTGGCGGTGGTGATCGGCATCGACCTGGCCAACAGCAGCGCGGCGCGCGCCTTTCGCCTCTCGGCCGAGACCCTGAGCGGCCGGGCCAGCCACCAGATCATCGGCGGCCCGCAGGGACTCGACGAACAAACCTATGCGCGGTTGCGCGTCGAGGCCGGGCTGCGCGATCTCGCGCCGGTGGTCGAGGGCTACGCCGCCCTGCCCGCCGCGCCGGGCCGAACGCTGCGCATTTTCGGCGTCGATCCCCTCGCCGAGCGACCCTTTCGCAGCTACACCCCGAGCCTCGACGGGAAAAACCAGATCACCCGCCTGCTCGTCGAACCGGGCAGCGCCCTGCTCCTCGAACGCCTCGCCCGGCGCCTGGACCTCAGGGTGGGCGAGAGGTTTGTGGTGGAAGCGGGCGGCCGCTCTCGGTTCCTGACCCTGGTGGGCACCCTCGCCGCGCCCGATGAGCTGAGCGCCCAAGGCCTCGATCATCTCATCGTCGTCGATATCGCCACCGCCCAGGAAACCCTCGATCACCTCGGGCGCCTCTCGCGCATCGAGCTGATCCTTCCCGAAGGGGCGCAGGGCGAGGCGCGCCTTGCCGCCCTGCGCCCCCTGTTGCCCGCCGGAGCGGAGATCATCCCGGCCTCGACGCGCCTGGAGGCGATGGCGCGGATGACCCGCGCCTTTCAGCTCAATCTCAACGCCCTGAGCCTGCTCGCCCTGGTGGTGGGCATGTTTCTCATCTACAACACCCTGACTTTCTTGGTCCTGCAGCGCCGTCCCCTGCTCGGCATTCTGCGCACCCTGGGAGTGAGTCGCCCCCAGATCTTTCGCCTGATTCTCGGCGAAGCCCTGCTCATCGGCCTGGCCGGCACCCTCTGCGGCCTGCTGCTGGGTGTGGGCCTTGGGCAAGGCCTGCTGCGCATGGTGACGCGCACCATCAACGACCTGTATTTCGTGCTCAACGTCGAGCAGTTGGAATTGAGCCCCTGGTCCCTCTTCAAGGGCATCGCCCTGGGTCTGGGGGCGACCCTGGGCGCCGCCCTGATACCGGCCTGGGAAGCCACCCGCGCGGCGCCGCGCCTGGCCCTGACCCGCTCGGTCCTGGAAAGCCGCCGGCGCCGCCTCGCCCCCTGGGTCGCCCTGGCCGGCCTGCTGCTCGCCGCCCTGGGCGGGCTGCTCCTGATGTTGCCGGGAAAGAGCCTGGTCTTGAGCTTTCTCGCACTGTTCGCGGTGATCCTGGGCTACGCCCTGGCCGTGCCGGGCCTGCTTTTGCTGCTGCTGCGCCTGCTGCAGACGCCGCTGGGACTGGCGGGAGGACTCCTCGGCCGAATGGCGGCGCGCGACCTGGCCGCGACCTTGAGTCGCGGCGGCGTGGCGACGGCGGCCCTGGTGGTGGCGGTGGCGGCGACCATCGGCGTCGGCCTGATGATCGGCAGTTTTCGCCTGAGCGTCGTCCAATGGCTGGAATCCTACCTGCGCGCCGACATCTACATCAGCACCCCGAGCGCGGGCTTCGAAGCCGGCCGCGCGCCCCTCGATCCCGAGCTGGCGGAGGAGCTGACGCGGGTTCCCGGGGTGGCTTTCGCCACCCGCGCCCGGCATCTGCTGCTGGAAGAGCCGTCCGGGGTCACGGAGCTCTTCGCCGTGGACATTCCGCCGCGCGCCCAGCCGGGCTATCGCTTCGCAAGCGGCGACCCCCGCGAGATCTGGCGGCGCTTCGACCAGGAGCCGGTGGTCATCGTTTCGGAGCCCTTCGCCTACCACCGCGACCTCAGGGTCGGCGATGCCCTCGAACTGCGCACCGATCGCGGACCCGTCGACTTCCGCATCCTCGGCATCCATCGCGACTACGGCTCGGACCAGGGGCGCGTCACCCTGAGCCGCGCGATTTTCGCGCGCTACTGGGACGCCGAGGGCGTCGACGCTCTCGGCCTGTACCTCGACCCGGGGCAGGATGCCGATCAACTGGCGGAAGAACTGCGCACCCTGGCCGGTGAGCGAGGGCCGCTGGTCATCTACTCCAACCGCGCCCTGCGCGAGGCGTCCATGGCGACTTTCGACCGCACCTTCGCCATCACCGCGGTGCTGCGCCTGCTCGCCGTGCTGGTGGCCTTCGTCGGCATTCTCAACGCACTGATGGCCATGCAGATCGAGCGCTCCCGCGAACTGGCGGTGCTGCGCGTCAACGGCCTCACGCCGCGCCGGCTCTGGTGCCTGGTGAGCGCCGAAACCGGCCTTCTGGGCCTGTGCGCCGGGCTGCTCGCCCTGCCCCTGGGCATCGCTCAGGCCTTGGCGCTCATCCACGTCATCAACCGGCGCTCCTTCGGCTGGACCATGGAAACGCTGCCGGCGCCGGATGTCCTGGGACAGGCGCTGCTGCTGGCCCTGGGCGCGGCGCTGCTGGCGGGGCTCTATCCGGCCTGGCGCATGGCGCGCACCTCGCCGGCCCTGGCCCTGCGGGAGGAATGA
- a CDS encoding lipocalin-like domain-containing protein, translating to MPWLTLILIMFLCACDPASPEPETGRRLSLADTLGAAEDEGYARALAPRPFVFPDDHGPHPEFKTEWWYFTGNLKDEAGRRFGYQLTFFRIALSPSPVPRASAWGADQLYMGHFALSDLDGGRFFAEERFSRAALELAGAQAAPFRVWLEDWQASGPAQTFPLRLQAAGAEVALDLRLDEGKPLVLQGEAGLSRKSAAVGNASYYYSFTRLPTSGRLRIGAQGFTVRGDSWLDREWSTSALAPDQQGWDWFALQLDDGRELMFYQLRLKNGGRDPASKGILVEADGQSRLLRDEEVELEVLEHWRSPRGGIYPARWRLRVPREDLDLRVTPLLADQELAVSIRYWEGAVGVTGSRAGRPLSGRGYVELTGYAEEPR from the coding sequence ATGCCCTGGCTCACCCTCATCCTCATCATGTTCCTGTGCGCCTGCGATCCCGCGTCGCCCGAGCCCGAGACCGGGCGGCGCCTGAGCCTCGCCGACACCCTCGGCGCCGCGGAGGACGAAGGCTATGCCCGCGCCCTGGCGCCGCGGCCCTTCGTCTTTCCCGACGACCACGGCCCGCATCCCGAGTTCAAGACCGAATGGTGGTATTTCACCGGCAACCTGAAGGATGAAGCGGGGCGGCGCTTCGGCTATCAGCTCACCTTCTTCCGCATCGCCCTGAGTCCCAGCCCCGTGCCGCGCGCCTCGGCCTGGGGCGCCGACCAGCTCTACATGGGGCACTTCGCCCTGAGCGATCTCGACGGCGGCCGTTTTTTCGCCGAGGAACGCTTCAGCCGCGCCGCGCTGGAGTTGGCGGGCGCCCAGGCCGCGCCCTTTCGCGTGTGGCTCGAGGACTGGCAGGCAAGCGGCCCGGCCCAGACCTTTCCCCTGCGCCTGCAAGCCGCGGGCGCCGAGGTCGCCCTCGATCTGCGCCTCGATGAAGGCAAACCCCTGGTCCTGCAGGGCGAGGCGGGCCTGAGCCGCAAAAGCGCCGCGGTCGGCAACGCCTCCTATTATTATTCCTTCACCCGCCTGCCCACCTCGGGCCGACTGCGCATCGGCGCCCAGGGCTTCACCGTGCGCGGCGACTCCTGGCTCGACCGCGAGTGGAGCACCAGCGCCCTCGCCCCGGATCAGCAGGGCTGGGACTGGTTCGCCTTGCAGCTCGACGACGGGCGCGAGCTGATGTTCTACCAGCTGCGCCTCAAAAACGGCGGCCGCGATCCGGCGAGCAAGGGGATCTTGGTGGAGGCCGACGGACAAAGTCGATTGCTGCGGGACGAGGAGGTGGAACTGGAGGTTCTCGAACACTGGCGTAGCCCGCGCGGCGGCATCTATCCGGCGCGCTGGCGACTGCGGGTGCCCCGGGAGGATCTGGATTTACGGGTGACGCCCCTGCTCGCCGACCAGGAACTCGCGGTGAGCATCCGCTACTGGGAAGGGGCGGTGGGCGTGACGGGAAGCCGCGCCGGGCGGCCGCTGAGCGGGCGCGGCTACGTGGAGCTGACCGGCTACGCCGAGGAGCCGCGCTGA
- a CDS encoding ABC transporter ATP-binding protein, translating into MSLSMVEIEALHLSLVGGGGRVNILRGVDLRVARGETLSILGPSGAGKTTLLMALAGLERPTAGRIRVAGVDLGGLDEDGLARFRRKNLGIVFQSFHLVPTMTALENAALPLEFAGAPDACERAAAALAAVGLEGRQAHFPGQLSGGEQQRVALARAFVANPSLILADEPTGNLDRDTGARVMDLLFGLQAEQGTTLILVTHDELLARRCGRRLHMADGHFAAAENGA; encoded by the coding sequence ATGTCCCTGTCCATGGTTGAGATCGAGGCTCTGCATTTGAGTCTAGTCGGCGGCGGCGGGCGGGTCAACATCCTGCGCGGCGTCGACCTGCGGGTGGCGCGCGGCGAAACCCTGAGCATCCTGGGGCCCTCGGGCGCCGGCAAGACCACCCTGCTCATGGCCCTGGCGGGGCTGGAGCGGCCCACCGCCGGGCGCATCCGCGTGGCGGGCGTCGATCTGGGCGGCCTCGACGAGGACGGGCTGGCGCGCTTTCGTCGAAAAAACCTCGGCATCGTCTTTCAATCCTTTCATCTGGTGCCGACCATGACGGCGCTGGAAAACGCCGCCCTGCCCCTGGAATTCGCCGGTGCGCCCGATGCCTGCGAACGCGCGGCGGCGGCCCTGGCGGCGGTGGGCCTGGAGGGACGCCAGGCGCATTTTCCCGGTCAGCTCTCCGGCGGCGAGCAGCAGCGGGTGGCCCTCGCCCGGGCTTTTGTCGCCAATCCCTCCCTGATTCTCGCTGATGAGCCCACCGGCAACCTCGATCGGGACACGGGGGCGCGGGTCATGGATCTGCTCTTCGGCCTGCAGGCCGAGCAGGGCACCACCCTGATCCTGGTGACCCACGATGAGCTGCTCGCCCGACGTTGCGGGCGGCGCCTGCACATGGCCGACGGGCATTTTGCCGCAGCGGAGAACGGGGCATGA
- a CDS encoding putative bifunctional diguanylate cyclase/phosphodiesterase, with protein sequence MSRQGSNCPELAADKLNRALRTLSAATASIIHGATEEQLVDQVARILVEIGGYRLAWIGLVRPGDDALLVQKGLFFEGHHPRDGVRTDVRMDGSGSACEMISRAVRLGRFALVRRGGPDRWSQACRQLTRLPHYGAALALPLRHGAVIFGALALYARDVDAFDEDEIQLLSDLAGHLGHAIAALRDARRRSEAESALAEEQRFLQSVIDGVAEPTLVIGVDHEILLMNQASRVYLAKGAAVAKGARCHEVIYRSAMPCGKNDRVCPLEEVRHTGKTARVVQQHLLADGRSRTFELEASPLWNADGSLRGIVQTARDISERLAVEASLRENQDRLDYLAHHDPLTNLPNRLRFNSRLQQAMARARDDRQQVALLFLDLDRFKNINDSLGHEFGDQVLLEVAGRLRKCLRGGDTVARLGGDEFVVILEGIEDLKGVALVARNILRTLGKAFRVGQHELFVTTSIGISLFPSDAQNLESLMRFADVAMYRAKEEGRNNYQFYRPEMNVRTQEMLVLESNLRRAMAEKQLRVYYQPQFDLRTRRMIGLEALLRWEHPVQGMISPADFIPLAEETGLIVPLGQWVLQSACAQAKEWQQQGYLPVRMAVNISAREFRQPDFVDNLDAILAETGLDPHWLELEITESIAMQNFEETILTLTDLKIRGVHLAIDDFGTGYSSLNYLKRFPISKLKIDQSFVRDINRDSNDEAIATSIIALGRSMNMQVIAEGVESEDQAELLLSKGCHQAQGYLFSAAVPAARIEPYLLRHQPGTGSRAAVIQLPRAQL encoded by the coding sequence ATGAGCAGGCAAGGAAGCAACTGCCCGGAGTTGGCCGCCGACAAACTCAACCGTGCGCTGCGCACTCTGAGCGCGGCGACGGCCAGCATCATCCACGGCGCCACGGAAGAGCAACTGGTCGACCAGGTGGCGCGTATCCTGGTGGAGATCGGCGGCTACCGTCTGGCCTGGATCGGTCTGGTGCGGCCGGGCGACGACGCCTTGCTGGTGCAAAAGGGCCTGTTTTTCGAGGGCCACCATCCCCGGGACGGGGTGCGCACCGATGTGCGGATGGACGGCTCGGGCAGTGCCTGCGAGATGATCAGCCGCGCCGTGCGCCTGGGGCGCTTCGCCCTGGTGCGGCGCGGTGGCCCGGATCGCTGGTCCCAGGCGTGCCGGCAGTTGACCCGTCTGCCGCACTACGGCGCGGCCCTGGCCTTGCCCCTGCGGCACGGCGCGGTGATTTTCGGCGCCCTGGCGCTTTACGCGCGAGACGTCGATGCCTTCGACGAGGACGAAATCCAGCTGCTCTCGGATCTGGCCGGACATCTCGGCCACGCCATCGCGGCCTTGCGCGATGCCCGCCGGCGCAGCGAGGCGGAAAGCGCCCTGGCTGAGGAGCAGCGGTTTTTGCAATCGGTCATCGACGGGGTCGCCGAGCCGACCCTGGTGATCGGCGTGGACCATGAAATCCTGTTGATGAATCAGGCCTCCCGGGTGTATCTGGCCAAGGGCGCGGCGGTGGCCAAAGGGGCCCGATGTCATGAAGTGATCTATCGCAGCGCAATGCCCTGCGGGAAAAACGATCGCGTCTGTCCCCTGGAGGAAGTGCGGCACACCGGCAAAACCGCGCGCGTGGTGCAGCAGCATCTGCTGGCCGACGGCCGCAGCCGCACCTTTGAGCTCGAAGCCTCGCCGCTGTGGAATGCCGACGGATCGCTGCGCGGCATCGTGCAGACCGCCCGCGACATCAGCGAGCGGCTGGCCGTGGAGGCCAGCCTGCGCGAAAACCAGGATCGCCTCGACTATCTGGCCCATCACGATCCACTGACCAATCTGCCCAACCGCCTGCGCTTCAACTCGCGTCTGCAACAGGCCATGGCCCGGGCGCGGGATGATCGCCAGCAGGTGGCCTTGCTGTTTCTCGATCTGGATCGCTTCAAGAACATCAACGATTCCCTGGGCCATGAGTTCGGCGATCAGGTGCTGCTTGAGGTTGCGGGGCGTCTGCGTAAATGTCTGCGCGGCGGCGATACGGTGGCCCGCCTGGGCGGCGATGAGTTCGTGGTGATTCTGGAGGGGATCGAGGATCTCAAGGGCGTGGCCCTGGTGGCGCGCAACATTCTGCGCACCTTGGGCAAGGCGTTTCGCGTCGGGCAGCACGAGCTGTTCGTCACCACCAGCATCGGCATCAGCCTATTCCCCAGCGATGCGCAAAACCTTGAGAGCCTGATGCGCTTTGCCGACGTGGCCATGTATCGCGCCAAGGAGGAGGGACGCAATAATTATCAGTTCTATCGCCCCGAGATGAACGTGCGCACCCAGGAAATGCTGGTTCTGGAAAGCAACCTGCGGCGCGCCATGGCGGAAAAGCAGCTGCGCGTGTACTATCAGCCGCAATTTGATCTGCGCACGCGCCGAATGATCGGGCTCGAGGCGCTGCTGCGCTGGGAGCATCCCGTGCAGGGGATGATTTCGCCGGCGGATTTCATTCCTCTGGCCGAGGAAACCGGCCTGATCGTGCCCCTGGGGCAATGGGTGCTGCAAAGCGCCTGTGCCCAGGCCAAGGAGTGGCAGCAACAGGGCTATCTGCCGGTGCGCATGGCGGTCAACATCTCGGCGCGCGAATTCCGCCAGCCCGATTTCGTCGACAATCTCGATGCGATTCTCGCCGAGACGGGCCTCGATCCTCACTGGCTGGAGCTCGAAATCACCGAGAGCATCGCCATGCAGAACTTCGAGGAAACCATCCTCACCCTCACCGACCTCAAGATTCGCGGGGTGCACCTGGCCATCGACGATTTCGGCACCGGCTACTCGTCCCTGAATTATCTCAAGCGCTTTCCCATCAGCAAGCTCAAGATCGACCAGTCCTTCGTGCGTGACATCAATCGCGACAGCAACGATGAAGCCATCGCCACTTCCATCATCGCCCTGGGGCGCAGCATGAACATGCAGGTGATCGCCGAGGGGGTGGAAAGCGAGGATCAGGCCGAACTGCTGCTCAGCAAGGGTTGTCATCAGGCGCAGGGCTATCTGTTCTCGGCGGCGGTGCCGGCGGCGCGCATCGAACCCTATCTGCTGCGCCACCAACCGGGCACGGGCAGTCGCGCCGCGGTCATCCAGCTGCCGCGCGCGCAGCTCTGA
- a CDS encoding PP2C family protein-serine/threonine phosphatase produces MPEKILIAQAPGEERRRLQALIRGQGYFAVTASNVEEALRLLAEHPALLLFDTELGGVGGEIPWTELEAGCRRQDTDCLALLAPGRSAAALRELAPWLAGTLARPVDAADLGARLKDVLTIRRLGHELSLAHQMLNKTRREFAESLRAAAQIQKNLLPRQLPRVESLQFAYRFMPCAAIGGDLFNVLRLDEDTVLVYLFDVSGHGVSSAMVGVSVHQSLSPHSGRIVKQRLDQPPYYRIPSPAQVMAALEAEFPFERFEKFFTIAYLLIDIHCGRVRYCNAGHPPPILLRADGRLDTLQVGGGLIGLSEVGPFSEGEVRLNPGDRLYLYSDGIVEHGGDGREMFGEERLLRKLGELRRRDLGTVCEKIIEALLDFGRGAPLKDDVTLLGVEYRGN; encoded by the coding sequence ATGCCCGAAAAAATTCTCATCGCCCAGGCTCCCGGCGAAGAACGCCGCAGGCTCCAGGCGCTGATCCGCGGCCAGGGCTATTTCGCGGTGACCGCCTCAAATGTCGAGGAGGCGCTGCGTCTGCTCGCGGAACATCCCGCGCTGCTGCTCTTCGACACGGAGTTGGGTGGCGTCGGCGGAGAGATCCCTTGGACGGAGTTGGAGGCCGGCTGTCGCCGCCAGGATACGGACTGTCTGGCGCTGCTCGCGCCGGGCCGCTCGGCGGCGGCCCTGCGCGAACTCGCCCCCTGGTTGGCCGGAACTCTGGCGCGGCCCGTCGATGCGGCGGATCTGGGGGCGCGCCTCAAGGACGTGCTGACCATCCGGCGCCTCGGCCATGAGCTGTCCCTGGCCCATCAGATGCTCAACAAGACGCGGCGCGAATTCGCCGAGAGCCTGCGCGCCGCCGCGCAGATCCAGAAAAATCTGCTGCCCCGCCAGTTGCCGCGCGTCGAAAGCCTCCAGTTCGCCTATCGTTTCATGCCCTGCGCGGCCATCGGCGGCGATCTGTTCAATGTGCTGCGCCTGGATGAGGACACGGTGCTGGTCTATCTCTTCGACGTCAGCGGCCACGGCGTGTCCTCGGCCATGGTCGGGGTATCGGTGCACCAGAGCCTCTCGCCTCACAGCGGGCGCATCGTCAAGCAGCGCCTCGATCAGCCGCCCTATTATCGCATTCCCTCTCCGGCGCAGGTCATGGCGGCGCTGGAAGCCGAATTTCCCTTTGAACGTTTCGAGAAATTCTTCACCATCGCCTATCTGCTCATCGACATCCACTGCGGTCGGGTGCGCTACTGCAACGCCGGGCATCCCCCGCCGATTCTGCTGCGGGCCGACGGACGCCTGGACACCCTGCAGGTCGGCGGCGGCCTCATCGGCCTGAGCGAGGTGGGGCCCTTCAGCGAGGGCGAGGTGCGGTTGAATCCGGGAGATCGTCTTTATCTGTATTCCGACGGCATCGTCGAGCATGGCGGCGACGGGCGCGAGATGTTCGGCGAGGAACGCCTGCTGCGCAAGCTGGGCGAGTTGCGGCGGCGCGATCTGGGCACGGTGTGCGAAAAGATCATCGAGGCGCTGCTCGACTTCGGGCGGGGCGCGCCTCTCAAGGATGACGTGACCCTGCTCGGGGTCGAATACCGGGGGAATTGA